The Aspergillus chevalieri M1 DNA, chromosome 5, nearly complete sequence genome includes a region encoding these proteins:
- the RPO41 gene encoding DNA-directed RNA polymerase (COG:K;~EggNog:ENOG410PJAJ;~InterPro:IPR002092,IPR037159,IPR029262,IPR043502;~PFAM:PF14700,PF00940;~go_function: GO:0003677 - DNA binding [Evidence IEA];~go_function: GO:0003899 - DNA-directed 5'-3' RNA polymerase activity [Evidence IEA];~go_process: GO:0006351 - transcription, DNA-templated [Evidence IEA]): MLSRVVRQKNALSHLRHSTGRRALPSLAPLRLHSQSNRPLPSERSRRTSLQLNRNLATTTDQTAIDNGSSYVPLDDSYAGNDEKSSQWEHLFSPRAQGFDDSSLIIIDDLVTTKPKSLRKVKGIGGDEDEMMANLDMSLKVGRFDRAATLISRMGNNYPVGSPEFLALHNRYLEEMVTSMIVTRQHNMVLPMQRWFELDMPNGKVQPDAKTYAIMIRMALRMLHGSKRDRSVRRYWEFAKRDGVEDQVLAVPILSELELGELSEICSSDLQRMAIDSMDQSQKDLDAEIEEIAEVMPVAQKGLGLASLKQSLSSFAKNPDTPLAEGEAEEDVEALKQIRQRQIEADSIQSALERWRREFSERQKAGIDITGGGTRLGSVMNQWHTDLVSRLKEEISLIDEAENNPIRTRAQKERAEYGVFLRSLDPDRLAALTILAVISVFSRVGMDRGIKLSAIVSTIGKDLQDELIAETALKKNLGADARRIKALKQILSDRKRKDGRGRWQYLVQSLLQEDSTLVWPPRVTVKVGAVLMSLFFEVGKAPVTVEDPETKKQVVTLQPAFQHVYQITWGKRSGLIHLHPEIVKLVAKEPAADLLGRTLPMVCKPKPWQSATDGGYYVYRSNLVRSTPGEKLQPAYIKAAIETHGIPEVREGLDTLGSTGWAINRDVFNVMLEAWNSGKAVANIAPLEPEFGIPPKPAPEDGYQAEKEWNNIMREIENKRSGFHSMRCFQNFQMEVARSYLNETFYLPHNMDFRGRAYPLPPYLNQMGADNCRGLLLFADGKPLGEAGLRWLKIQLANLYGFDKASLSEREKFAMDNLDNIFDSADNGLHGKRWWLEAEDPWQCLAACCELRNALRSPDPTQYLSRLPIHQDGSCNGLQHYAALGGDSVGARQVNLEPSDRPSDVYTGVAEYVKQAVAREAAEGEPIAKMLDGRITRKVVKQTVMTNVYGVTFMGAMMQVRKQLVDHYPDLNHLQKRQGALYIARKIFEALGAMFQGAHEIQYWLGDCATRITQSLSPEQIDDIAKIALSPGEVPEEVKPKSKDPTERFRSTVIWTTPLGLPVVQPYRVRKSRRVETSLQDVSIVDSNSEDVVSKRKQLQAFPPNFIHSLDATHMMLSANACRRAGLTFSAVHDSFWTHASDVDSMNTILRDTFVRMHSDDVIARLHAEFNVRYSNNIFMARVDAASKIGKAIKMLRKSKRNSKVTELLDEHKRQKLLKSDDPEQQARGREMVTPASLFDEMGCGHDDLRILSSLGENAVGHVPEDIEAAERKMSNQVDTQDPAIATLFQDIDPTMSNGEKNPDDAEGKEAEAPPETDASYFGEAAEDVLKEEVKEQPKRKTKPPTVWLWLPVRFRDVPRKGSWDITRIRDSEYFFS, encoded by the exons ATGCTGTCACGAGTCGTTCGCCAGAAAAATGCCTTGTCCCACCTCCGACACTCGACTGGCCGCCGGGCGTTGCCATCTCTGGCCCCATTGCGGCTTCACTCGCAGTCAAACCGACCCCTTCCTTCAGAGCGTTCTCGCCGGACTTCCCTTCAGTTGAACCGGAACCTTGCCACCACTACGGACCAGACCGCAATAGACAATGGATCGTCCTATGTCCCCCTCGACGACTCATATGCCGGAAACGACGAGAAATCGTCACAATGGGAACATCTATTCTCGCCACGAGCACAGGGCTTCGATGACTCCTCATTAATTATCATTGACGATCTTGTGACCACAAAACCTAAGTCTCTTCGGAAGGTCAAGGGTAtcggtggtgatgaggatgagatgaTGGCGAACCTGGACATGTCTTTGAAAGTCGGACGGTTTGATCGAGCCGCCACATTGATCAGTCGAATGGGCAACAACTATCCAGTTGGGTCACCGGAATTCCTCGCCCTTCACAACCGTTATCTCGAGGAAATGGTTACCAGTATGATCGTGACAAGGCAGCATAACATGGTTTTACCCATGCAGAGGTGGTTCGAGTTAGATATGCCCAACGGAAAAGTTCAACCCGATGCCAAGACCTACGCTATCATGATACGCATGGCGCTGCGTATGCTGCACGGCTCGAAGCGCGATAGATCTGTGCGCAGATATTGGGAATTTGCCAAGAGGGATGGTGTTGAGGACCAGGTTTTGGCTGTGCCCATTCTTTCGGAATTGGAGCTTGGTGAGCTTTCAGAG ATATGCTCATCCGACCTCCAACGCATGGCAATCGATAGCATGGATCAATCACAGAAGGATTTGGATGCGGAAATTGAAGAGATCGCCGAGGTCATGCCCGTTGCCCAGAAAGGCCTTGGTCTCGCTTCACTGAAACAATCGCTCTCATCGTTTGCAAAGAACCCCGATACCCCTCTCGCAGAAGGAGAAGCGGAGGAGGACGTGGAGGCACTCAAACAAATCAGACAGCGGCAGATTGAAGCGGATTCCATCCAGTCTGCTCTGGAACGCTGGCGCCGCGAGTTCAGTGAAAGGCAAAAGGCAGGTATCGATATCACCGGTGGTGGGACACGATTGGGCTCTGTCATGAACCAATGGCACACAGATCTCGTATCCAGACTCAAGGAAGAAATAAGCCTTATCGACGAGGCGGAGAATAACCCTATCCGTACCCGTGCTCAGAAAGAACGAGCCGAGTATGGTGTTTTTCTGCGGAGTTTGGATCCCGATCGCCTAGCCGCCCTCACCATCCTGGCCGTGATCTCCGTTTTCAGTCGAGTAGGCATGGATAGAGGCATCAAACTCTCGGCAATTGTTTCGACCATTGGGAAAGACCTTCAGGATGAGCTAATTGCGGAAACTGCGCTAAAGAAGAACTTAGGGGCAGACGCCAGACGTATCAAGGCGCTGAAGCAGATCCTCTCCGACCGTAAACGAAAGGATGGTCGGGGAAGGTGGCAGTATCTAGTCCAGAGCCTCCTACAAGAGGACTCTACTCTCGTTTGGCCCCCAAGGGTCACGGTGAAGGTCGGAGCTGTCTTGATGAGTTTGTTTTTCGAAGTTGGAAAGGCACCTGTTACGGTGGAGGACCCAGAGACCAAGAAGCAAGTGGTTACTTTGCAACCGGCTTTCCAACATGTGTATCAGATCACCTGGGGCAAACGTTCCGGATTGATCCATCTCCACCCTGAGATTGTGAAGCTCGTCGCTAAAGAACCAGCTGCCGACCTTTTGGGCCGAACTTTGCCCATGGTGTGCAAACCCAAGCCCTGGCAGAGCGCGACTGATGGTGGATACTATGTGTATCGGAGCAATCTGGTGCGCTCAACTCCGGGTGAAAAGTTGCAACCGGCGTATATCAAGGCTGCCATCGAAACCCACGGTATCCCGGAAGTCCGCGAGGGCTTAGATACTCTTGGAAGCACAGGATGGGCTATTAACCGGGACGTTTTCAACGTTATGCTTGAGGCGTGGAACTCTGGGAAAGCCGTCGCTAACATTGCTCCGTTGGAACCCGAATTTGGCATTCCGCCGAAGCCAGCTCCTGAAGATGGCTACCAAGCTGAGAAGGAATGGAATAACATCATGCGTGAAATCGAGAACAAAAGATCTGGTTTCCATTCGATGCGATGCTTCCAGAACTTCCAAATGGAAGTTGCCCGTTCCTACTTGAACGAAACATTCTATCTTCCCCATAACATGGATTTCCGCGGACGTGCttacccccttcctcccTATCTCAACCAGATGGGTGCCGACAACTGCAGAGGACTTCTTCTTTTCGCCGATGGTAAGCCACTCGGGGAGGCTGGTCTGAGGTGGCTGAAAATTCAACTTGCAAACTTGTATGGATTTGACAAGGCTAGTCTTTCGGAACGCGAAAAGTTCGCCATGGATAACCTCGACAACATTTTTGATTCCGCAGACAACGGTTTGCATGGAAAGCGCTGGTGGCTTGAGGCAGAAGACCCGTGGCAATGTCTAGCGGCCTGCTGTGAACTGCGAAATGCTCTTCGTTCCCCGGACCCCACTCAGTATCTTTCCCGCCTTCCGATCCACCAGGATGGTTCTTGTAATGGACTGCAGCACTATGCAGCGCTTGGTGGCGACAGCGTTGGCGCCCGACAAGTCAACCTGGAACCTTCTGACCGTCCGTCTGATGTTTACACTGGTGTCGCTGAATATGTCAAGCAAGCAGTCGCTCGCGAAGCAGCAGAGGGTGAACCAATTGCGAAGATGCTGGATGGAAGAATCACCAGAAAGGTTGTCAAGCAAACGGTCATGACCAACGTGTATGGTGTGACTTTCATGGGAGCCATGATGCAGGTCCGCAAGCAGCTTGTTGACCACTACCCCGACCTTAACCACTTGCAGAAGCGACAGGGTGCGCTTTATATCGCCCGGAAGATCTTTGAAGCCTTGGGAGCTATGTTTCAAGGTGCCCACGAGATTCAATACTGGCTTGGTGACTGTGCAACCCGTATCACGCAGTCCTTGTCCCCCGAACAGATTGATGACATTGCGAAGATCGCCTTGTCACCAGGGGAGGTTCCCGAAGAAGTGAAACCTAAATCGAAAGATCCCACAGAGAGGTTCCGATCGACTGTTATCTGGACGACGCCTCTGGGACTGCCTGTCGTCCAACCATACCGAGTGCGCAAGTCGCGCCGTGTCGAAACCAGCCTGCAGGACGTCAGCATCGTCGACAGCAACTCAGAAGATGTCGTGTCCAAGCGGAAGCAGCTCCAGGCGTTTCCACCCAACTTCATCCACTCGCTTGATGCCACCCACATGATGCTCTCTGCCAACGCCTGCCGTCGGGCCGGACTGACCTTCTCGGCCGTGCACGATTCGTTCTGGACCCACGCGTCCGATGTCGACTCGATGAACACGATCCTCCGTGATACCTTCGTGCGCATGCATTCCGACGACGTTATCGCCAGACTCCACGCCGAGTTCAACGTGCGGTACAGCAACAATATCTTCATGGCCCGCGTGGACGCTGCCAGCAAGATCGGAAAGGCCATCAAGATGCTGCggaagagcaagagaaaCTCCAAGGTCACGGAGCTGCTAGACGAGCACAAGAGACAGAAGCTGCTCAAGTCGGACGATCCAGAGCAGCAAGCCCGCGGCCGCGAAATGGTCACTCCCGCCAGCCTGTTCGACGAAATGGGCTGCGGCCACGACGACTTGAGAATCCTGAGCTCGCTGGGTGAAAACGCCGTCGGCCACGTCCCTGAAGACATCGAAGCCGCGGAGCGCAAAATGTCCAACCAAGTGGATACCCAGGATCCGGCCATTGCCACGCTCTTCCAGGACATCGACCCGACAATGAGCAACGGTGAGAAGAACCCCGACGACGCGGAGGGCAAGGAAGCCGAAGCCCCCCCGGAGACCGACGCTTCGTACTTCGGCGAGGCGGCGGAAGATGTTCTCAAAGAGGAAGTCAAGGAGCagccgaagaggaagacgaagccTCCGACCGTGTGGCTCTGGCTTCCGGTACGGTTCCGCGATGTTCCTCGCAAGGGATCGTGGGATATTACTCGCATTCGGGACAGCGAGTATTTCTTCTCTTAA
- a CDS encoding uncharacterized protein (COG:S;~EggNog:ENOG410PK1Q;~InterPro:IPR019273,IPR040115;~PFAM:PF10058;~TransMembrane:2 (i49-69o75-95i);~go_process: GO:0071786 - endoplasmic reticulum tubular network organization [Evidence IEA]) yields MVSLWPWKGEDNSPAHFEKTLAALSTKINDSTARLDTHRQNARRFKALWTLYTTFAYLLYSIILALVLGWQNWGIVEYSAVSGGPVLIYVVRTLASRFFDYRISKTQQHLDDLNKQRDTTIEKLKAATKYNSTQQLLEKYGGESPKPSPSKSDDEKPNMLETLRKPSTPQQQPVARTGLAPPPTANIRRRPVTPSAPSPSNPSPPPPYGTQTQPRSLPQTPPQPPLPQQPVNEPGFAPNAFPRSSQYIEQSHWYDRLLDVLLGEDETQPKNRVALICRACRLVNGQAPPGVRTLEEIGRWRCGGCGAWNGEESEATKVLANIRNSQSSAGESTWEPVSRPDADSHSFAGDAAEGAVMVPASDPSPEASEGGPAEEDEEPQSTRLTRSKAKGGNRKG; encoded by the exons ATGGTCTCTCTCTGGCCTTGGAAG GGCGAGGACAACTCCCCAGCGCACTTCGAGAAGACGCTCGCCGCTCTTTCGACCAAGATCAACGATTCAACCGCGCGTTTAGACACCCACCGTCAGAATGCCCGCCGTTTCAAAGCTCTCTGGACGCTATACACCACCTTCGCGTACCTCCTTTACTCGATCATCTTAGCTCTCGTCCTTGGCTGGCAGAATTGGGGAATTGTCGAATACTCTGCTGTTTCTGGTGGGCCAGTTCT GATCTACGTCGTTAGGACATTGGCCAGCCGATTCTTCGATTACCGCATTTCCAAGACGCAACAACACTTAGACGATCTGAATAAACAACGAGACACTACCATCGAGAAACTCAAAGCGGCTACCAAATACAATTCGACCCAACAATTGCTTGAGAAGTATGGCGGGGAGTCCCCTAAACCGTCACCATCAAAGAGCGACGATGAAAAGCCCAACATGTTGGAAACCCTGCGTAAACCGTCAACGCCGCAACAACAACCGGTAGCACGCACAGGACTGGCTCCGCCGCCCACAGCTAACATTCGACGACGACCTGTAACTCCTTCAGCGCCATCGCCTTCCAACCCGTCCCCGCCGCCTCCGTACGGAACACAAACCCAGCCTCGATCCCTTCCTCAAAcccctcctcaacctccgCTACCACAACAACCTGTCAATGAGCCTGGATTTGCCCCGAATGCCTTCCCGAGATCCTCCCAATATATCGAACAATCCCACTGGTACGACCGTCTCTTGGATGTCCTCTTAGGAGAAGACGAAACACAACCCAAGAACCGGGTCGCATTGATCTGCCGTGCATGTCGACTGGTCAATGGCCAGGCACCACCTGGGGTCCGGACCCTGGAAGAAATCGGTCGCTGGCGGTGCGGAGGCTGCGGAGCATGGAACGGCGAGGAGAGCGAGGCAACAAAGGTTCTCGCGAACATCCGCAACTCCCAATCTAGCGCTGGAGAGTCTACATGGGAACCCGTGTCTAGGCCCGATGCGGACAGCCATTCGTTTGCTGGAGACGCTGCTGAGGGGGCGGTTATGGTCCCTGCGAGTGACCCTAGTCCAGAAGCATCTGAAGGGGGGCCAGcggaagaagatgaagagccCCAGTCCACCAGGCTAACTCGTAGCAAGGCAAAGGGTGGGAATAGAAAAGGATGA